From Hydractinia symbiolongicarpus strain clone_291-10 chromosome 12, HSymV2.1, whole genome shotgun sequence, one genomic window encodes:
- the LOC130621441 gene encoding uncharacterized protein LOC130621441, which yields MAVSLRKKRDSNPQKRKEVNRKILSKKSILQNNKYILLVSSLLILGFYFSWNIYYEDDAANKSNISSKPKHQKAKVKRQSVPDKNKGHADVHSNVFSPSFCSGLSMRNISIDGLNMNVQELYKSNGSSVQLYQIDNFLSDKECDGLSAAHLRFIEKSNKIGPLICFSGIISFQKYLVDAGVTYTVTPKDFAPETTCINSTFSRQLQDKLKYSYSTAFYPGESKFTSVFERRFEKVSGLPSTHGGKFQITSYPQRIGYKRHTDCDLDSTELRDRYATALVYLQNVREGGETVFSKLGVSVTPRKGRLIVWTNMNKQGKCDKTSVHEAAPVIKGRKYILQRWYYFKNFMALGKRPMEPDLPKRKFLQPKISCDYYEQGSCRWYDEWGYDHLVEYNNIKQGLA from the exons atggcagttAGCTTGCGCAAAAAACGTGATTCAAATCCTCAAAAAAGGAAAGAAGTAAACAGAAaaattttatccaaaaaatcaattctgcaaaataataaatacatattattAGTATCAAGTTTATTAATACTTGGATTTTACTTTAGTTGGAACATATATTATGAGGATGACGCAGCAAACAAGTCAAACATcagcagcaagccaaaacaccAAAAAGCAAAAGTGAAAAGGCAAAGCGTCCCTGACAAAAACAAAG GTCACGCTGATGTCCACTCAAATGTCTTCTCACCTTCTTTTTGTTCCGGTTTATCTATGCGGAACATCTCCATCGATGGGTTAAACATGAATGTGCAAGAGTTATATAAGTCAAACGGTAGCTCAGTTCAGCTCTATCAGATAGATAACTTTTTATCTGACAAAGAATGTGATGGTTTGTCTGCAGCTCACCTAAGATTTATCGAGAAATCAAATAAGATAGGACCACTAATTTGTTTTTCTGGAATAATATCGTTTCAAAAATACCTCGTAGATGCTGGTGTAACGTACACAGTAACGCCGAAAGATTTTGCCCCAGAAACAACTTGTATCAATAGCACATTCTCTCGACAATTGCAGGATAAACTGAAATATAGCTACAGCACTGCTTTTTATCCTGGCGAAAGCAAATTTACTTCAGTTTTTGAGAGGAGGTTTGAAAAGGTTTCTGGATTACCTTCAACACATGGCGGGAAGTTTCAAATTACGTCGTATCCTCAAAGGATAG GTTACAAACGTCATACCGACTGTGATTTAGACAGCACTGAGTTGCGCGATCGATATGCTACTGCTTTGGTGTATCTTCAAAACGTTAGAGAAGGTGGTGAGACTGTCTTTTCAAAATTGGGCGTAAGTGTGACACCACGAAAAGGACGCTTAATCGTGTGGACTAACATGAATAAACAAGGAAAATGTGATAAAACTTCTGTCCATGAAGCTGCACCTGTTATCAAGGGACGGAAATATATCCTGCAGAGATG GTATTACTTCAAAAACTTCATGGCTTTGGGTAAACGTCCAATGGAACCAGATTTACCAAAACGTAAATTTTTACAGCCAAAGATCTCATGTGATTACTACGAACAAGGATCGTGCCGTTGGTACGACGAGTGGGGCTATGACCATTTAGTTGAGTATAATAACATAAAGCAGGGACTAGCGTGA